In the Maribacter sp. MJ134 genome, one interval contains:
- a CDS encoding ParB/RepB/Spo0J family partition protein, with product MAKATKKQALGRGLSALLKDPENDIQSATDKNADKVVGNIIELDLALIEVNPFQPRSNFNEENLQELATSIRELGVIQPITVRKLSFNKYQLVSGERRFRASKLLGLETIPAYIRIANDQESLEMALVENIQRQDLDPIEIALSYQRLIDEISLTQEKLSERVGKKRSTIANYLRLLKLDPIIQTGMRDGFLSMGHGRALVNIDTTQDQIALYEKIVGQNLSVRDTENAVKRFKADKEEGKAVPAVEKTTPSYVHKGMKELAAHLAVPVDINTSGNSKGKITIPFRSKEEFERLINIITGE from the coding sequence ATGGCAAAAGCTACTAAAAAACAAGCATTAGGAAGAGGACTCTCGGCCTTATTGAAAGATCCGGAAAATGATATTCAATCCGCTACGGATAAGAATGCGGACAAGGTAGTGGGGAATATCATTGAATTGGATTTAGCCCTAATTGAAGTGAATCCGTTTCAACCCCGTTCAAATTTTAACGAAGAAAATTTGCAGGAGCTGGCAACTTCTATTCGGGAACTAGGCGTTATTCAGCCTATAACGGTTAGGAAATTAAGTTTCAACAAATACCAATTGGTCTCTGGAGAACGAAGATTTAGGGCTTCTAAATTGTTGGGTCTAGAAACTATCCCAGCATATATCAGAATTGCCAATGATCAGGAATCTTTGGAAATGGCCTTGGTAGAAAATATTCAACGCCAAGACTTAGACCCTATAGAAATTGCACTTTCATACCAGAGGTTGATAGACGAAATAAGTTTAACCCAAGAAAAACTTAGTGAACGCGTCGGAAAAAAGAGATCTACCATTGCCAATTATCTGAGGCTTCTAAAACTAGACCCCATCATACAAACAGGTATGAGAGATGGATTCTTAAGTATGGGTCATGGACGAGCACTTGTAAATATTGATACGACCCAAGATCAAATAGCACTGTACGAAAAAATAGTAGGTCAAAATCTGTCCGTAAGGGATACGGAAAATGCCGTAAAGCGTTTCAAAGCTGATAAAGAAGAAGGGAAGGCCGTACCAGCGGTAGAAAAAACGACACCCAGTTATGTGCACAAGGGGATGAAGGAATTGGCAGCACATTTGGCCGTTCCTGTAGATATTAATACTTCTGGAAATTCCAAAGGAAAAATAACCATACCTTTTAGATCTAAAGAAGAATTTGAAAGATTAATAAATATTATTACGGGTGAATAG
- a CDS encoding DUF5683 domain-containing protein: MNRLLITILIFCTFAQLIFSQEGNETEIPSESDSLKTNLRQSGVIMQDSLFEKKKVINPLAPSKAAFYSAAIPGLGQIYNKRYWKVPIVWGAIGGSVYAYTWNNNNYRRFRTAFIRRKAGFTDDEFFDLNGDNLATDPPDLDDGDLENQQERFQEDRDLWLVVSIALYALNIVDANVDAHLKQFNIDDNLSFDFEPYLDLNPITNNPNYGMALTIKF, from the coding sequence GTGAATAGGCTCTTAATAACCATACTCATTTTCTGTACTTTCGCTCAATTGATTTTTTCTCAGGAGGGCAATGAAACAGAAATTCCATCTGAATCAGACAGTTTAAAAACCAATCTTAGACAAAGTGGAGTCATTATGCAAGACTCCTTATTCGAAAAGAAAAAGGTAATAAATCCGTTAGCGCCCAGTAAGGCGGCCTTCTATTCTGCCGCTATTCCAGGACTCGGTCAAATTTATAACAAAAGATATTGGAAAGTCCCTATCGTTTGGGGTGCTATCGGTGGTAGTGTTTATGCATACACTTGGAACAATAATAACTACAGGCGATTCAGAACCGCATTTATAAGGAGAAAGGCCGGATTCACCGATGATGAATTTTTTGACCTCAATGGAGATAACCTTGCCACGGACCCTCCCGATTTAGATGATGGGGATCTGGAAAATCAGCAGGAGCGCTTTCAAGAAGATCGTGACCTTTGGTTGGTTGTTTCCATTGCGCTATACGCTTTGAACATTGTCGACGCCAATGTAGATGCCCATTTAAAACAGTTTAATATAGATGATAATTTAAGCTTTGATTTTGAACCGTATTTAGACTTGAACCCAATTACGAATAACCCTAATTACGGTATGGCACTAACCATTAAATTTTAA
- the dapB gene encoding 4-hydroxy-tetrahydrodipicolinate reductase, with protein MKIALFGYGKMGQMIERVALGRNHEITAKIDIDTTEIDFSNIDVAIDFSMPGAAFGNITKCIQNNVPIISGTTGWLDDYDKAVRLCKEKKGAFIYASNFSLGVNLFFELNAKLARMMHPQKQYNVSLEEIHHTQKLDAPSGTAITLAEGILENSDYNGWKLDTEEPDYIPIRSKRIGDTPGTHTTQYQSKVDSIEIKHTAHNREGFAEGAVIAAEWIIGKTGIFTMRDVLNLG; from the coding sequence ATGAAGATTGCGCTTTTCGGTTACGGGAAAATGGGGCAGATGATAGAGCGGGTAGCACTCGGCAGAAATCATGAAATCACTGCTAAGATTGATATAGATACAACAGAGATCGATTTTTCCAATATAGACGTGGCTATTGATTTTAGCATGCCCGGAGCAGCGTTCGGAAACATTACTAAATGTATTCAGAATAATGTTCCCATTATATCCGGTACCACCGGTTGGTTAGACGATTATGACAAAGCAGTACGTCTTTGTAAAGAAAAAAAGGGTGCGTTTATATATGCTTCTAACTTTAGTTTGGGAGTAAACCTGTTTTTTGAACTCAACGCCAAACTTGCAAGGATGATGCATCCACAAAAGCAGTACAACGTAAGTTTAGAAGAAATACACCACACCCAAAAATTAGATGCGCCTAGCGGAACAGCCATCACACTAGCAGAAGGTATCCTAGAGAATTCTGATTATAATGGATGGAAATTAGATACCGAAGAACCCGATTATATTCCTATACGATCAAAACGTATCGGAGACACCCCAGGAACCCACACTACGCAATATCAAAGTAAGGTAGATAGTATAGAGATAAAGCATACGGCCCATAATAGAGAAGGTTTTGCCGAAGGAGCAGTCATTGCGGCTGAATGGATTATTGGGAAAACCGGAATCTTCACTATGCGAGATGTGTTAAACCTTGGTTAA
- the lepB gene encoding signal peptidase I — protein MNGTQWIIFILIVQVIHFLGTWKLYVKAGRKAWEAAIPVYNAIVLMQIINRPKWWVILLFIPIINLLMFPVIWVETIRSYGRNSLLESWLVVFTLGFYIYYVNYALDVKYIENRSLQPKTALGEWVSSIVFAVVAATLVHTYFIQPYVIPTGSLERTLRIGDFLFVSKFHYGARTPMTTIAAPMVHDTLPVVGVKSYLNKPQLPYFRLPGFTKVDRNDIVVFSWPADTVRIFFKKEKGVKKPIDKKSNYVKRCVGLPGDSLEVRDGFVFVNGKQLDLPGSAKTQYDYMIYSSKGVSSRLLDRLGVTEFTRRYLSNPLNQEQAQAVNQYLLGYNQAENGQLELYTKGGGIPANTIKKYGLALREVTDRQRQATLTAEMVDALRKETTIDSVVQQISPKGKRGVNLFPQSPDYPWNYSQMGKLYIPQKGATVALNLKVLPLYKKIIRDYEKNEISVSGNQISLNGKVVDSYTFKQDYYWMMGDNRDHSEDSRAWGYVPENHIVGTPIFLWMSFDNFVDSKGNPNGPLEWKPRWDRIFTTVNGEGQSQSYLKYFLILLAAYFVGNWFWKRKKSGK, from the coding sequence ATGAACGGTACCCAATGGATTATTTTTATTCTGATTGTCCAGGTCATCCATTTTTTAGGAACATGGAAATTATATGTAAAGGCAGGTAGAAAAGCTTGGGAGGCAGCTATTCCCGTCTACAACGCCATTGTCTTAATGCAAATTATAAACAGGCCCAAATGGTGGGTCATATTATTGTTCATTCCCATCATTAACCTTCTTATGTTTCCTGTAATCTGGGTAGAAACCATTCGCAGCTATGGAAGAAACAGTCTGTTGGAGTCTTGGCTAGTAGTGTTCACCTTAGGTTTTTACATCTACTATGTAAACTATGCCCTAGATGTAAAATATATTGAAAATAGGAGCTTACAACCTAAAACAGCTTTAGGAGAATGGGTAAGCTCTATTGTTTTTGCGGTTGTTGCAGCAACACTGGTACACACCTATTTTATTCAACCCTACGTCATCCCAACAGGTTCCTTGGAACGAACGCTAAGAATAGGTGATTTTCTATTTGTGAGCAAGTTTCATTACGGCGCTAGAACCCCGATGACCACGATTGCTGCGCCAATGGTCCATGACACCCTGCCTGTGGTTGGAGTTAAATCCTATCTGAACAAGCCGCAACTCCCCTATTTTAGACTACCCGGATTTACAAAGGTAGACCGGAATGATATTGTAGTTTTTAGTTGGCCTGCGGATACCGTTCGCATATTCTTCAAAAAGGAAAAAGGGGTCAAAAAACCAATAGATAAAAAGTCCAATTATGTAAAACGATGCGTAGGTCTGCCCGGTGATTCCCTAGAAGTACGTGACGGTTTTGTTTTTGTAAATGGAAAACAGTTAGACCTCCCCGGAAGTGCAAAAACTCAATACGACTACATGATTTACAGCTCTAAAGGAGTATCCTCTAGACTACTGGATAGGTTAGGCGTTACAGAATTCACTAGAAGATACCTGTCCAATCCGCTGAACCAAGAACAGGCTCAGGCCGTAAATCAGTATTTATTGGGCTATAACCAGGCGGAAAACGGTCAATTAGAACTGTATACGAAAGGCGGGGGTATTCCTGCAAATACCATTAAAAAATATGGTCTTGCGTTAAGAGAAGTTACCGATAGGCAAAGACAAGCTACCTTAACCGCTGAGATGGTAGATGCTTTACGTAAGGAGACAACCATAGACTCTGTAGTGCAACAAATAAGTCCAAAGGGTAAGAGAGGCGTGAATCTGTTTCCTCAAAGTCCGGACTATCCATGGAACTACAGTCAAATGGGCAAATTATATATTCCACAAAAGGGCGCTACGGTGGCCCTGAACCTTAAAGTCCTTCCCCTCTATAAAAAAATTATAAGGGATTATGAAAAAAATGAAATCAGTGTTTCCGGAAACCAAATAAGCCTTAACGGAAAGGTAGTGGACTCTTATACCTTTAAACAGGATTACTATTGGATGATGGGGGATAATCGTGACCATTCAGAAGATAGCAGGGCTTGGGGCTATGTGCCAGAGAATCATATCGTAGGCACCCCTATTTTCCTATGGATGAGTTTTGATAATTTTGTAGATAGTAAAGGTAACCCTAACGGTCCTTTAGAATGGAAACCAAGATGGGACCGGATTTTCACGACCGTAAATGGCGAGGGTCAGTCACAGTCTTATCTTAAGTATTTTCTAATATTATTAGCGGCTTATTTCGTCGGTAATTGGTTCTGGAAAAGAAAAAAATCGGGAAAGTAG
- a CDS encoding WbqC family protein — MKLLHPTYFPNIASFSVLLSDDITWEAFDNYQKQTFRNRAHICTDRGLHVLSIPIAHTKDDSGRQSYQNVKVDNTYPWQRQHWRTLETAYRTSPFFEYYEDDIRPLYETNQEFLMDFNLKTIATVCQCLQIEISAHRTKEYIGEPKDMFDFRFLANAKKVLDFETPEYVQVFGDRHGFIPNLSILDLLFNLGPESIAYLKNLVLKPSHA; from the coding sequence ATGAAACTACTTCATCCAACGTATTTTCCGAACATTGCCTCTTTCAGTGTTTTACTATCGGATGACATTACTTGGGAAGCTTTTGACAACTATCAAAAACAAACCTTTAGAAACAGGGCTCATATTTGCACGGATAGAGGCTTACATGTACTAAGCATACCCATTGCTCATACAAAAGACGATAGTGGCAGACAAAGCTACCAAAACGTGAAAGTGGACAATACCTATCCTTGGCAACGCCAACATTGGAGAACTTTAGAAACGGCCTACAGAACCTCTCCATTTTTTGAGTACTATGAAGATGACATAAGACCGCTTTATGAGACGAATCAAGAGTTCCTTATGGATTTTAACCTAAAGACCATAGCAACCGTATGCCAGTGTTTACAGATTGAGATTTCTGCTCATAGAACAAAGGAGTACATTGGTGAACCTAAGGATATGTTTGATTTTAGATTTTTGGCCAACGCCAAAAAAGTGTTGGATTTTGAGACTCCAGAGTATGTTCAAGTCTTTGGGGATAGACATGGCTTCATTCCTAATTTGAGTATTTTGGACCTCTTATTCAACCTAGGACCAGAATCAATCGCTTACTTAAAAAATTTGGTTTTGAAACCCTCCCATGCTTAG
- a CDS encoding DUF6122 family protein, with protein MLRFIAHYGIHFIVPLIVAYFFFKEYRWKATLILLLGIVLDIDHIFANPIFDPSRCSINFHPLHSYWAICFYVILLFFSKTRLWGIAFLIHILADVVDCLFLAGKFN; from the coding sequence ATGCTTAGGTTTATTGCACATTACGGCATCCACTTTATCGTCCCATTGATTGTTGCTTACTTCTTTTTTAAGGAGTATCGGTGGAAAGCCACTCTTATACTTCTATTAGGAATCGTACTGGATATCGATCATATATTCGCCAATCCCATCTTTGACCCTTCTCGATGCAGTATTAATTTTCATCCACTGCACAGCTATTGGGCGATTTGCTTTTACGTGATACTGCTATTTTTTAGCAAAACCCGTCTTTGGGGTATTGCTTTTTTAATACACATACTGGCAGATGTTGTAGATTGCCTATTTCTTGCAGGAAAGTTTAATTGA
- a CDS encoding endonuclease/exonuclease/phosphatase family protein, which translates to MKKLSFFGKIVYGLNILIAVLLLVACIVPFTPLPSFSFLSLVVPLLVIFNGVFLCYWLLRRKFLFTTSLVALLVGYFALGSFVEFRKKTKVDAVHDLSLMTFNALSFNGSGNADREKNAEAIINFVKEENPDIICFQEFDARRRHGKDFDQFPYQYISKGSDDNKRVLLAIFSKQPIIHEGFLDFPDSRNNAIYADIVVKKDTLRVYNLHLESLKVRPRMLKKERSDRLFKRLRYSFSKQQEQAAIFRQNANDTKYSKIVCGDFNNTQFSNAYRIIKGDMKDSFSEKGSGYGKTINFWHFPLRIDFIMADPEIEITGHQNYDLQLSDHEPVMASIKLSCKK; encoded by the coding sequence ATGAAGAAGCTCTCATTTTTCGGTAAAATTGTCTACGGGCTAAATATACTTATCGCGGTATTATTACTAGTAGCCTGTATCGTGCCTTTTACACCGTTACCCAGCTTTTCCTTTTTAAGTTTAGTGGTGCCTTTGCTGGTCATCTTTAATGGTGTATTCCTATGTTATTGGCTGCTAAGAAGAAAGTTCCTTTTTACCACCTCATTAGTGGCATTATTAGTAGGGTATTTTGCGCTAGGTTCTTTTGTGGAGTTCAGAAAGAAAACTAAAGTGGATGCCGTCCACGACTTAAGTCTCATGACCTTTAATGCTTTAAGTTTTAATGGTAGCGGCAATGCTGACAGGGAAAAAAATGCCGAAGCAATCATAAATTTTGTCAAAGAGGAGAACCCTGATATTATCTGTTTTCAGGAATTTGATGCTAGAAGGAGACATGGTAAGGACTTTGATCAATTCCCTTATCAATACATTAGTAAAGGTTCGGATGATAACAAGCGGGTCTTGTTGGCTATTTTTTCTAAACAGCCTATCATCCATGAAGGCTTCCTAGATTTTCCTGATAGTCGTAACAATGCTATCTATGCCGATATAGTTGTTAAAAAAGACACTTTGCGTGTTTATAACTTGCATTTAGAATCTTTAAAAGTAAGACCAAGGATGCTTAAAAAGGAAAGATCGGACAGGTTGTTCAAACGCTTACGATATTCTTTTTCTAAACAACAAGAACAGGCTGCTATATTCAGACAGAACGCCAATGATACCAAGTACTCTAAAATTGTTTGCGGAGATTTTAATAATACCCAATTTTCCAACGCTTATCGTATTATTAAAGGGGATATGAAGGATAGTTTTTCCGAAAAGGGAAGTGGGTATGGTAAGACCATTAATTTTTGGCACTTTCCTTTACGTATCGATTTTATTATGGCGGATCCTGAGATAGAAATAACAGGTCATCAAAACTATGATTTACAACTATCCGATCATGAACCGGTTATGGCTTCAATTAAACTTTCCTGCAAGAAATAG
- a CDS encoding rhomboid family intramembrane serine protease, which translates to MADGNLKYQFNRLNIAEKLIAVNVIVFIVNSLFPFLLGISKNSIVQWFELPNDFFDFLVQPWSIVTYSFFHGGLGHLFWNMLLIYFVGRIFLNLFDSRRFLNVYFLGVILGGVFFVLGYNIFPAFFNINAYLIGASAGASAILIFICTYMPNQEVRLIFFNVKLWYIGAFVVLMDLIQLPYGTNSGGHLAHLGGALLGYWYARQLLNGTDIGVGFSKLIDGVANLFKKSEKKAPLKTVYRKNSDTRKGTKAAYEKQSHQKKIDAILDKISKSGYESLSKSEKDFLFKAGREN; encoded by the coding sequence ATGGCAGATGGAAATTTAAAATATCAATTCAATAGGCTCAACATTGCGGAGAAACTGATCGCCGTAAATGTTATCGTCTTTATCGTTAATAGTCTTTTCCCCTTCTTATTGGGGATATCCAAGAATAGCATAGTACAATGGTTTGAATTGCCGAACGATTTTTTCGACTTTCTAGTGCAACCCTGGTCCATAGTTACCTATTCTTTTTTTCATGGTGGATTAGGTCATTTATTTTGGAATATGTTGCTTATTTATTTTGTGGGTAGAATATTCTTGAACCTGTTTGATAGTAGACGTTTTTTAAATGTTTACTTCTTAGGGGTTATTCTTGGGGGTGTCTTTTTTGTATTGGGTTATAATATCTTTCCAGCATTCTTTAATATTAATGCTTATTTAATAGGAGCTTCTGCCGGTGCTAGCGCTATTTTAATTTTTATTTGTACCTATATGCCCAACCAAGAGGTAAGGCTCATATTTTTCAACGTTAAGCTTTGGTATATTGGAGCTTTCGTAGTTCTTATGGATTTAATTCAACTTCCTTATGGTACCAACTCCGGTGGTCATTTGGCACATTTAGGTGGTGCCTTGCTGGGTTATTGGTACGCCAGGCAATTATTGAACGGTACCGATATTGGTGTAGGTTTCTCAAAGTTGATAGATGGTGTCGCTAATCTCTTTAAAAAGAGTGAAAAGAAGGCTCCCCTGAAAACGGTTTACAGAAAAAACAGCGATACTAGAAAAGGGACTAAAGCGGCTTATGAGAAGCAAAGTCACCAGAAGAAAATTGACGCTATTTTGGATAAAATCAGTAAATCTGGTTATGAAAGCTTGTCAAAATCGGAAAAGGATTTCTTGTTCAAGGCAGGGAGGGAGAACTAA
- a CDS encoding rhomboid family intramembrane serine protease translates to MGRLTEAIKHLLIINILFFVATSLYGDQMYQWFSLWFPKNENFGLWQIVSHMFMHGGFMHIAFNMYALYAFGSPLEQMWGRNKFFFFYFSAGLGAALIHTGVNYYHFNEGMTELISNGVPEEQIQRLLNIPRDIVRADYGQYLDFYDSYNTPAVGASGAIYGVLVAFGMSFPNSELFLIFLPVPIKAKYFIPVLIGLDLFSGVTGYSLFGQGIAHFAHVGGALFGFLMMWYWKKNQFNKNRWN, encoded by the coding sequence ATGGGTAGATTAACAGAAGCCATTAAGCATTTACTTATAATTAATATTCTATTTTTTGTAGCTACCAGTTTATATGGTGACCAAATGTACCAGTGGTTTTCGCTTTGGTTTCCTAAAAACGAAAATTTTGGACTGTGGCAAATAGTATCGCACATGTTCATGCATGGCGGGTTTATGCACATTGCCTTCAATATGTATGCCTTATATGCCTTTGGCTCACCACTTGAGCAAATGTGGGGTAGAAATAAGTTTTTTTTCTTTTATTTCTCAGCGGGACTAGGTGCGGCTCTTATTCATACCGGAGTAAATTACTATCATTTTAATGAAGGGATGACCGAGTTAATAAGTAATGGTGTTCCGGAGGAACAAATTCAGAGACTATTGAATATTCCTCGGGATATAGTAAGGGCTGATTATGGTCAATATCTAGATTTTTATGATTCATATAATACCCCGGCAGTAGGTGCTTCTGGGGCTATTTATGGTGTATTGGTCGCTTTTGGTATGTCCTTTCCTAATAGTGAACTATTTTTGATCTTTCTTCCTGTTCCTATTAAGGCAAAATATTTTATTCCCGTTTTAATCGGATTGGATTTGTTTTCCGGCGTTACGGGTTATAGTTTGTTCGGTCAAGGTATAGCGCATTTTGCGCACGTTGGAGGAGCCCTATTTGGTTTCTTAATGATGTGGTACTGGAAAAAAAATCAGTTTAATAAAAATAGATGGAATTAG
- the mutL gene encoding DNA mismatch repair endonuclease MutL yields MADIIRLLPDHVANQIAAGEVVQRPASVVKELLENAIDAKATEIKLIVKGGGKTLIQVVDNGIGMSVTDARLSFERHATSKITRAEDLFNLNTKGFRGEALASIAAIAHVEMKTRTAAQEVGTHIKIEGSTIIDQDVAVVPKGTSLLVKNLFFNIPARRNFLKSDQVEFRHITDEFHRVALAHPQIGFQFFNNGGEVFNLPANDLRKRIVHIFGRKTNEKLVPVQEDTQVVKISGFIQKPEFAKKSRGEQFFFANHRFIKSPYLHHAVLGAFEGLIKPGTHPGYFLCLEVDPGTIDINIHPTKTEVKFDDEHTLYAYLKSTIKHSLGQFNVVPALDFEQDQNLNTPYAYKSKEANVPHVSVNADFNPFKEAVSVGKATRAGSSYAKRDSKGWENLYEGLEITTPNHKASTISFESEHINSTIFDANKELQDAVTTTFQLRKKYIITTIKSGMVVINQSRAHQRVLYEKFLKNITIKEAVSQQLLFPLSLSFSAAELAILNEIKENLCAVGFVFGAIAEETVEVKGVPVQVAESEVQMVMEQLISDFQMEISDHSFSQSDMLAKTLSKTLSVKTGEQLDEASQLALVNDLFACKETTLSPFNKRTYVTINENDIERKFI; encoded by the coding sequence ATGGCAGATATAATTAGATTATTGCCAGACCATGTTGCCAATCAGATTGCGGCCGGGGAAGTAGTGCAAAGACCTGCCTCTGTGGTTAAGGAGCTATTGGAAAACGCCATTGACGCCAAGGCCACCGAGATTAAACTTATTGTTAAAGGTGGAGGTAAAACACTGATACAGGTCGTTGATAACGGTATAGGTATGAGCGTTACAGATGCTAGGTTAAGTTTTGAACGTCATGCCACCTCAAAAATCACTAGGGCAGAGGACCTTTTTAATCTAAATACAAAAGGTTTTAGGGGAGAGGCGCTGGCTTCGATTGCTGCTATAGCTCACGTTGAAATGAAGACCAGAACGGCAGCTCAAGAGGTAGGAACTCATATTAAGATTGAAGGCAGCACCATTATAGACCAAGATGTCGCTGTTGTTCCAAAGGGTACTTCTTTACTAGTAAAGAATCTATTTTTTAATATTCCTGCACGACGTAACTTTTTAAAATCCGACCAGGTAGAATTTCGTCATATTACAGATGAGTTTCATAGAGTGGCGTTGGCGCATCCGCAGATAGGTTTTCAGTTTTTTAACAATGGAGGAGAGGTTTTCAATTTACCCGCTAATGATTTAAGAAAACGTATCGTACATATTTTTGGCAGAAAAACGAACGAGAAATTAGTACCTGTTCAGGAAGATACCCAGGTAGTGAAGATCTCTGGTTTTATTCAAAAACCAGAGTTCGCCAAAAAAAGTAGGGGAGAACAATTTTTCTTTGCTAATCACAGGTTTATAAAAAGTCCTTATCTGCATCACGCCGTTTTAGGGGCATTCGAGGGACTCATAAAACCAGGAACGCATCCAGGTTACTTTCTATGTCTAGAAGTGGACCCCGGTACTATCGACATCAATATTCACCCTACAAAAACAGAAGTTAAGTTCGATGACGAGCATACCCTATATGCTTATTTGAAATCTACCATAAAGCACAGCTTGGGGCAGTTTAACGTTGTGCCCGCCCTAGATTTTGAGCAAGATCAAAATCTAAATACGCCCTACGCCTATAAAAGTAAAGAAGCGAACGTTCCTCATGTCTCTGTAAATGCCGATTTTAATCCGTTTAAAGAAGCTGTAAGTGTTGGGAAAGCCACCAGAGCCGGAAGTTCATATGCAAAAAGGGATTCCAAAGGTTGGGAAAACTTGTACGAGGGACTGGAAATAACTACTCCGAATCATAAAGCTAGTACCATTTCGTTTGAATCCGAACATATAAATAGTACTATTTTTGATGCTAATAAGGAATTACAGGATGCTGTTACCACTACTTTTCAGCTTAGAAAAAAGTACATCATCACTACCATAAAATCGGGAATGGTGGTCATCAATCAAAGTAGGGCGCATCAACGTGTGCTGTACGAAAAATTTTTAAAGAATATTACGATTAAAGAAGCGGTGAGTCAGCAATTGTTGTTTCCACTTTCCTTATCTTTTTCTGCGGCGGAATTGGCCATTCTAAATGAGATAAAGGAAAATCTATGTGCCGTTGGCTTTGTTTTTGGGGCTATAGCCGAAGAAACGGTAGAAGTGAAAGGGGTACCCGTGCAAGTGGCAGAGAGTGAAGTTCAAATGGTGATGGAGCAGTTGATATCCGATTTTCAGATGGAAATTTCAGATCATAGTTTCTCTCAAAGTGATATGCTGGCCAAGACGCTTTCCAAAACCTTGTCCGTAAAGACGGGTGAGCAGCTAGACGAAGCTTCACAATTAGCTTTAGTGAACGATTTGTTCGCCTGTAAGGAAACTACATTAAGTCCGTTTAACAAGCGAACTTATGTTACGATTAATGAAAATGACATTGAAAGAAAATTTATATAG
- a CDS encoding riboflavin synthase subunit beta, whose translation MGFLSKITRLRKNRQYGYQPRYFDDKGKGNPFKIETKFDQYRTTLSNQRGLKNKINNVLDDTKRKGDRNIKLRMAVIILVLVFIFLYIIDFDLSIFFS comes from the coding sequence ATGGGTTTTCTTAGTAAAATAACGAGGTTACGGAAAAATAGACAGTACGGTTATCAACCAAGATATTTTGACGACAAAGGAAAGGGCAATCCCTTTAAAATCGAGACTAAATTTGACCAATATAGAACTACACTTTCAAATCAAAGGGGATTAAAAAACAAAATCAATAATGTCTTAGACGATACCAAGAGAAAAGGTGATCGTAATATTAAGCTCCGTATGGCAGTTATTATCTTGGTCCTCGTTTTTATATTTCTTTACATTATCGATTTTGACCTATCTATATTCTTTTCTTAA
- the ribH gene encoding 6,7-dimethyl-8-ribityllumazine synthase — MATATKNLSVYDKTTIPNAKNLRFGIVVSEWNPKITEGLFEGAHRALVDCGALPSHINRLDVPGSFELTFGCKRLIEKKDLDAVIAIGSVIKGETKHFDFVCSATAQGIMDLNVATDVPVIFCVLTDNTMQQALDRSGGKHGNKGTEAAIAAIKMAVLKDL, encoded by the coding sequence ATGGCTACTGCGACGAAAAATTTATCTGTTTACGATAAGACAACAATCCCAAACGCAAAGAATTTGCGCTTTGGGATTGTTGTTTCTGAGTGGAATCCGAAAATAACCGAAGGGCTTTTTGAAGGAGCACATCGTGCTTTGGTAGATTGTGGCGCTTTACCTTCACACATCAACAGACTGGACGTTCCCGGTAGTTTTGAACTTACTTTTGGTTGTAAAAGGCTTATCGAGAAAAAGGATTTGGATGCCGTTATCGCTATAGGTAGCGTCATTAAAGGTGAGACCAAACATTTCGATTTTGTTTGCAGTGCTACCGCTCAAGGTATTATGGACCTAAACGTTGCGACCGATGTCCCCGTTATTTTCTGCGTGCTCACGGATAATACCATGCAACAGGCCCTAGACCGCAGTGGAGGAAAGCACGGCAATAAAGGTACTGAAGCAGCTATAGCGGCCATTAAAATGGCGGTTTTAAAGGATTTGTAG